A DNA window from Paenibacillus sp. HWE-109 contains the following coding sequences:
- a CDS encoding ABC transporter permease: MEPATAKIIPNKEISLARQIRRIWTYKLIYVLLLPALAWVFIFDYLPLYGISIAFMDYNAIQGFSGSQWVGFKYFQMLFESDMFLNAFKNTLLISLYKMISGFLCPILLALALNEIRIVWFKKTLQTAVYLPRFVSWVVYGGIITLLLSPETGVINKIIEFFGGDPAYLLVEPAYFRTILVVTDAMKEMGWAAIIYMAAIAGLNPEVYEAAIVDGATRFQRIIHVTLPGITGTIIVIFILRVGYIMSAGLDQVINLYNPMVFEVGDILDTYIYRVGIEQFNLSLAAAADVIKGVIGLVMMLVANQIAKRINDSGIF; encoded by the coding sequence ATGGAACCAGCAACTGCCAAGATCATCCCGAACAAAGAAATATCGCTGGCTAGGCAGATAAGGAGGATATGGACTTACAAGCTGATTTACGTACTGCTGCTACCTGCATTGGCATGGGTTTTCATTTTTGATTACCTGCCGCTATATGGGATCAGCATTGCTTTCATGGACTATAACGCGATACAGGGGTTCTCGGGAAGTCAGTGGGTTGGATTTAAATATTTTCAAATGCTGTTTGAGTCGGATATGTTCTTGAATGCGTTCAAGAACACACTGCTTATCAGCTTATACAAAATGATCAGCGGTTTTCTTTGTCCCATTTTGTTAGCGCTTGCATTAAATGAAATCCGCATCGTCTGGTTCAAAAAAACGCTCCAAACGGCCGTCTACCTGCCGAGGTTTGTATCTTGGGTCGTGTATGGGGGAATCATCACACTGCTCCTTTCGCCGGAAACCGGCGTCATTAACAAGATCATCGAGTTTTTTGGCGGCGATCCGGCCTATTTGCTCGTCGAGCCCGCTTACTTCCGGACCATTCTGGTCGTCACAGATGCGATGAAGGAGATGGGCTGGGCAGCCATTATCTATATGGCGGCAATCGCCGGACTGAATCCGGAGGTGTACGAAGCTGCTATTGTGGATGGAGCGACGCGGTTTCAGCGAATTATACACGTGACGCTGCCAGGTATTACCGGGACCATTATCGTCATCTTCATCCTGAGAGTCGGATATATCATGAGTGCAGGGCTGGATCAGGTCATCAACTTGTACAATCCGATGGTCTTTGAAGTCGGAGATATTCTGGATACGTACATTTACCGTGTCGGCATCGAGCAATTTAATCTAAGCCTTGCCGCCGCCGCTGACGTAATCAAGGGTGTTATCGGACTTGTAATGATGCTGGTAGCCAATCAAATTGCCAAGCGAATCAATGATTCCGGTATTTTTTGA
- a CDS encoding S-layer homology domain-containing protein has translation MRLKSKRVGLMMLSAVILSLSAAAFMVYAANDSWEDHASTSWYNEDYKTFTIDTEEKLAGVAKLVNNGVTDFDKKVLEVSANLDLSAHKWEPVGSASHPFRGTLVGKAGQMMNLSGLTIASSSKQAGLFGYLSGATVGGFHVLGNIQINSTEGVQVGAIAGFMDQNSIVYNIRNEASIRVTSTKEAYVGGVVGAGSGELSDIVNQAGVTLNGSTTGVVGGIAAASTGGSGLSLKKIENTGAVTVTGSVYQANVGGILGLANASLSMKDQNTLITNSALITATNNTSSVIGGIVGRVETGAVVTFSNLTSNKGNISVLAPGSKGSFVGGLVGSFEHDMLLDVPFTQTGTITNQAGSSIFTGGVTGIVYGDFTLGQNFVNTVPIIVNGDSELYTGGIVGKAGGTVTFTNTVQNKASLQVSGTGDQVFTGGLVGFAGNRLLFNSTVKDAYINSGQITVSGASEIYTGGIVANKAYVKAANNVLSKGDITATGAQKLYTGGFVGIVSGSDTNMSSESFSNKITVTASSLGEDSAVYTGGIVGYYGVNGTLASPAFAGQLTVTGGKGASTGGAAGYVSGGTITGATIGGTSASFAKLVSDGRVGGIAGYLDGTAAASSVRFTAIQSSGASGFAGGAAGQAKGTVTGVTVGLAEAENNDSAAIRVTAGNTAAGGIVGADDGALLIANSTVNKMTITAESGADRVRIGGVAGVASASVTSGQAIVVHNVALTTQGAESLVGGAVGDNGALLTGLVVNNGTIETRGAASAIGGIAGFTRGDILNPRVYAEEGGILKFTANGKDSAVGGIVGIAEDSVIRGNGQDGNVTGVAITTSSTASGAQVGGIVGRSNKASLQNIVAESPVLTVYGVGTQAGGLAGQMKDASITQSYALGVLPDYMLLSVYGSDSHAGGLVGQAERISVTGNAVKNNVENLSLVVDSLASGVHAGGFVGTNIESKVEKVFGAFISLTPKGQRSVVGGMTGYNKGAETAVLNLNFIESLAINAAGTAVSSTIGGMIGLNDARSGQADAAVIEKAVSTVQNSRVLGKIIVHAQSAITGGMIGENRSILANNSIAEKLPVTSDGNNGVVGGLVGRNTGTIYYTYSNALLSVSGASTVAGGLAGENNGNVIASYIETDLTGNAVGTSGNYALLGGLVGKNNGTVDKSFTAAKVTANGANTYAGGLIGGNTGTMINTYSAKEVTANAKDAYAGGLIGLMKAGSVKGSYSAGQVNGNNGALAGGFAGYYDNVSRDLIDNSYYVKDAKLAINSDRLDFGGGTYDELKASSRLSPILAASLANRETFPVESKWTFSDTAWRFGSLNAVYQYPELNLSANTGGTPGGSNGGSGNEVNMNINWYTKKPSALRFVIQTEADLAGLAGIVNGTITGMEPFDFKGREIDLTAPIRLQSNQWVPIGNKEQTAFEGLFRGNQLLISGLQVTANSYAGLFGVIGQYATVQDMKIEPISVEGNQYVGALAGYNKGIVTQIQVTLPKQAKVANGTFVGGLAGVNAGSIAQASVQGSMIGNGTALGGIAGNNLSAASITQSFSYSDLWVSSGAPHAGGIAGENHGMIADSYNSGTVTASGMTLSRAGGIVGYGPEGSIEDSMNSGQISANVNGALAKGQTFFGGIAGQLGQRATLRNNIFDEQMLQLKTAYYSEAGNRMPTEVNKATAMKTADFVKADLPAGLDRSVWKAKAGYYPQLAVFNGTTESDLSTAAVILNADDNAYRTVRYYYTQTMDPTLNWATQTSSEQTLLTVSKNGKNRTIAINKKPVLYAETAGKPTGTDPADFKDKFDVTLATTEPDGIIYYTVDGRDPTVNSLVYGQSITLDRTTTIKAIAFVEGKNNSEIFAATYKKMIAGGGGGGFFPPVGTTVEVLVNGKAESAGSETTSVNGSVITSTIVLNEQVLAKLLEQQGEKSEIKIQFANRADITIGELSADFIKKMESKKATLIVDTGKASYSIPAQQFNVKAIAEKLGPGAALKDIKVRIEMRAAAPELAKRLQSSAAAGGYTLLTSPVSFKATYTYGENTYEVGNFDTYVERAIILPDEAAASKLSTAIVVDQEGTVRHVPTQIRQVGGKSYAIIRTQASSGMYALIASPTSFADVAAHWAKDTINDLGARLILGGVSEELFEPDRDITRAEFATIMVKALELKADAGNMPFGDVHDSDWYAPYIQAAQQHGLISGYEDGTFGSLDAISREQAMTIIARAMQLTGLGATLATSETDQQLAGFADAPGAAEYARSGIAASLKMGLVSGRSEAELAPSANMTRAEVAAIIRRLLQKSGLI, from the coding sequence ATGCGGTTAAAAAGTAAAAGAGTCGGTCTTATGATGCTCTCGGCAGTTATCTTGTCCCTCTCGGCAGCGGCATTCATGGTGTATGCGGCTAATGACAGTTGGGAAGACCATGCGTCGACGAGCTGGTACAATGAGGATTACAAGACCTTTACCATCGATACGGAAGAGAAACTGGCCGGGGTTGCCAAGCTGGTTAACAACGGTGTGACAGATTTTGATAAAAAGGTGCTGGAAGTTAGTGCTAACTTAGACTTGTCAGCTCATAAATGGGAGCCGGTCGGAAGCGCTAGCCATCCGTTTCGCGGAACCTTGGTGGGAAAAGCAGGACAGATGATGAATCTGTCCGGCCTTACCATCGCAAGCAGCAGTAAGCAAGCTGGGCTTTTCGGCTACCTAAGCGGAGCTACAGTTGGAGGCTTCCACGTGCTGGGCAATATTCAAATCAACAGCACGGAAGGCGTCCAAGTCGGTGCTATTGCCGGATTCATGGATCAAAACAGCATCGTATACAACATACGAAATGAAGCATCGATCCGCGTTACCTCGACCAAAGAAGCCTATGTCGGCGGTGTTGTGGGCGCTGGCTCCGGCGAGTTGTCCGACATTGTCAATCAGGCGGGCGTTACGCTGAACGGTTCCACAACGGGAGTTGTTGGCGGTATCGCAGCAGCCTCAACAGGCGGTTCTGGCCTTTCGCTGAAGAAAATCGAAAATACAGGCGCGGTAACGGTGACAGGCAGCGTATATCAAGCGAATGTGGGCGGTATTCTTGGCTTGGCGAACGCTTCGCTTTCTATGAAGGATCAAAATACGCTGATCACCAACAGCGCTTTGATCACGGCAACGAACAACACGAGCAGCGTGATCGGCGGTATTGTGGGCCGAGTGGAGACCGGGGCGGTTGTGACATTTTCCAATCTGACTTCAAACAAGGGGAACATCTCGGTGTTGGCACCGGGATCGAAGGGGTCATTTGTCGGAGGGCTCGTGGGGTCCTTCGAACATGATATGCTGCTGGACGTTCCTTTCACTCAAACAGGCACCATTACCAATCAAGCGGGATCATCCATCTTCACAGGTGGCGTAACCGGAATTGTCTATGGCGACTTCACGTTGGGACAAAACTTCGTTAACACCGTTCCTATCATCGTTAACGGGGATAGTGAACTGTATACAGGCGGGATTGTCGGAAAAGCGGGAGGAACCGTTACATTTACCAATACGGTTCAAAATAAGGCGTCCCTGCAAGTATCGGGAACCGGGGATCAGGTGTTCACGGGCGGCCTTGTAGGCTTCGCAGGCAACCGACTCCTCTTTAACAGCACGGTTAAAGACGCTTATATAAACAGCGGGCAGATCACAGTGTCCGGCGCGTCGGAGATATACACAGGCGGTATTGTTGCGAATAAAGCGTATGTAAAGGCAGCGAATAACGTGCTCAGCAAGGGTGACATTACAGCCACTGGGGCGCAAAAATTGTACACAGGCGGTTTCGTTGGGATTGTATCCGGCAGCGATACGAATATGAGCAGCGAATCATTCAGCAATAAAATAACGGTCACAGCCTCTTCCTTAGGAGAAGACAGTGCAGTTTATACAGGTGGTATCGTAGGATACTACGGAGTGAACGGAACACTAGCGAGCCCGGCATTTGCGGGACAGCTGACGGTGACAGGCGGCAAGGGCGCCAGTACCGGAGGAGCAGCCGGTTATGTAAGCGGCGGGACGATCACGGGAGCGACGATCGGTGGCACAAGCGCAAGCTTCGCCAAGTTGGTTTCCGACGGTCGCGTTGGTGGTATCGCTGGTTATTTGGATGGAACGGCAGCGGCGTCCAGTGTCCGATTTACAGCTATTCAATCGAGCGGAGCCAGCGGCTTCGCGGGAGGCGCAGCTGGTCAAGCCAAAGGTACGGTGACCGGCGTGACGGTCGGCTTGGCAGAAGCGGAGAATAATGACTCAGCTGCGATCAGAGTCACAGCGGGGAATACGGCAGCTGGCGGCATCGTCGGCGCAGATGACGGGGCACTCTTGATCGCTAACAGCACGGTGAACAAGATGACCATAACTGCCGAGAGTGGTGCAGATCGTGTTCGAATCGGTGGTGTGGCAGGAGTCGCTTCCGCAAGTGTTACCAGCGGGCAAGCGATCGTCGTTCATAACGTTGCGCTTACAACCCAAGGAGCGGAAAGCTTGGTTGGTGGCGCCGTGGGCGACAACGGCGCACTGCTGACAGGACTCGTGGTCAACAACGGAACTATCGAGACACGGGGAGCCGCCAGCGCGATCGGCGGCATCGCCGGATTTACGCGAGGGGATATCTTGAATCCGCGGGTGTATGCAGAAGAAGGCGGTATATTGAAATTTACCGCGAATGGCAAGGACTCCGCGGTCGGCGGTATCGTTGGCATCGCGGAAGATAGTGTTATCAGAGGCAACGGTCAAGACGGCAATGTGACAGGCGTTGCGATTACGACTTCGAGTACGGCCAGCGGTGCTCAAGTTGGCGGTATCGTAGGCCGCAGCAATAAGGCGTCGCTTCAAAACATCGTCGCCGAAAGTCCTGTACTCACCGTTTATGGTGTTGGGACACAGGCTGGCGGACTGGCGGGTCAGATGAAGGACGCGTCGATTACACAGTCCTATGCGCTAGGCGTTCTGCCTGATTATATGCTGCTAAGCGTTTATGGCAGTGATTCACACGCAGGCGGTCTGGTGGGTCAGGCTGAGCGAATTAGTGTGACAGGCAACGCTGTGAAGAACAATGTGGAGAACTTGTCGCTCGTTGTTGACAGCCTTGCGAGCGGAGTACACGCAGGTGGATTTGTTGGAACGAATATCGAGAGTAAAGTTGAAAAGGTATTCGGCGCATTCATCAGCCTGACGCCCAAAGGTCAGAGGTCCGTCGTTGGCGGAATGACAGGCTATAACAAAGGCGCAGAGACAGCGGTGCTGAATTTAAACTTCATTGAGTCATTAGCTATTAATGCCGCGGGCACAGCCGTCTCTTCAACGATTGGCGGCATGATCGGTCTCAATGACGCAAGAAGCGGGCAAGCCGATGCGGCTGTGATTGAGAAGGCCGTCAGCACGGTGCAAAACAGCCGTGTTCTGGGCAAAATAATCGTCCATGCGCAGTCCGCGATTACGGGCGGCATGATCGGCGAGAATCGCAGTATTTTGGCCAATAACAGCATTGCCGAGAAGCTTCCGGTCACCTCAGACGGGAACAACGGTGTTGTTGGCGGTCTGGTTGGCCGAAATACTGGAACGATCTATTATACGTATTCCAATGCACTTCTAAGCGTCAGCGGCGCATCAACAGTCGCAGGAGGACTTGCCGGAGAAAACAATGGTAACGTTATTGCTTCCTATATTGAAACCGACCTGACTGGCAATGCTGTCGGCACGAGCGGGAATTATGCGCTCCTAGGCGGTTTGGTCGGCAAGAATAACGGCACCGTAGACAAAAGTTTTACAGCGGCTAAAGTAACGGCGAATGGTGCAAACACGTATGCCGGCGGTTTGATTGGCGGAAATACAGGTACGATGATCAACACCTATTCCGCAAAAGAGGTCACGGCAAATGCCAAAGATGCCTATGCGGGAGGCTTAATTGGTCTAATGAAGGCAGGCAGTGTCAAAGGCAGTTATTCCGCAGGTCAGGTGAATGGCAACAATGGAGCATTGGCTGGGGGCTTTGCAGGTTATTACGACAATGTGAGCCGAGATCTCATCGACAATTCGTATTATGTGAAGGATGCCAAGCTGGCGATCAACAGCGATCGTCTTGATTTTGGCGGCGGTACCTATGACGAACTGAAGGCGAGTTCGCGTCTCAGTCCGATTCTTGCGGCTTCTCTCGCGAATCGGGAGACGTTCCCTGTTGAATCCAAGTGGACCTTCAGCGATACGGCATGGCGGTTTGGTTCTTTGAACGCTGTCTATCAATACCCTGAACTTAATTTGAGCGCCAACACCGGAGGCACACCGGGCGGTTCGAATGGGGGAAGCGGCAACGAGGTTAACATGAACATCAATTGGTATACCAAAAAACCATCCGCCTTACGCTTTGTCATCCAAACTGAAGCCGATCTGGCGGGGTTGGCGGGGATTGTGAATGGCACGATTACGGGGATGGAGCCGTTTGATTTCAAAGGCCGGGAAATTGATCTGACAGCGCCGATTCGTCTGCAATCCAATCAATGGGTACCTATTGGCAATAAGGAACAGACTGCGTTCGAGGGATTATTTAGAGGCAATCAATTGTTGATTAGCGGGCTTCAGGTCACAGCCAACTCGTATGCCGGATTGTTTGGTGTTATCGGACAGTACGCAACTGTGCAGGATATGAAAATAGAGCCTATCTCCGTCGAGGGGAATCAGTATGTCGGTGCTCTGGCTGGCTATAACAAAGGCATTGTTACGCAAATTCAAGTTACATTACCCAAACAAGCCAAAGTGGCTAACGGAACCTTCGTCGGCGGCTTGGCAGGAGTCAATGCAGGCTCGATTGCGCAAGCATCTGTACAAGGTTCGATGATCGGAAATGGGACAGCGCTCGGCGGTATCGCCGGTAATAATTTGTCCGCAGCTTCGATTACGCAAAGTTTTTCCTACTCGGATCTATGGGTCAGCTCTGGTGCGCCACATGCAGGCGGTATTGCCGGCGAGAACCATGGAATGATTGCAGACAGCTACAATTCGGGAACGGTGACGGCGAGCGGGATGACCTTATCCAGAGCAGGCGGCATCGTCGGTTATGGCCCGGAAGGCTCCATTGAAGATTCAATGAACAGCGGACAAATCTCCGCTAACGTCAATGGCGCCCTAGCCAAGGGCCAAACATTCTTTGGTGGCATTGCAGGACAGTTGGGTCAGCGAGCGACGCTTCGCAACAATATTTTCGATGAACAGATGCTTCAGCTGAAAACGGCTTATTACAGCGAAGCGGGCAATCGGATGCCGACAGAAGTGAACAAAGCGACAGCGATGAAAACGGCAGACTTTGTAAAAGCAGATTTGCCTGCTGGGCTTGATCGCTCTGTTTGGAAAGCGAAGGCAGGGTATTACCCGCAATTAGCCGTATTTAATGGTACGACCGAAAGCGATCTGTCGACTGCCGCGGTTATTTTGAATGCAGATGATAACGCATATCGTACTGTCAGATACTACTATACGCAAACGATGGACCCAACCTTGAACTGGGCGACCCAAACGAGCAGTGAACAAACGCTCTTGACGGTGTCCAAGAATGGCAAAAACAGGACGATCGCCATCAACAAGAAGCCAGTTTTGTATGCGGAGACCGCTGGAAAACCGACGGGCACTGACCCAGCCGATTTCAAGGATAAATTCGATGTGACGCTTGCAACGACGGAGCCTGACGGCATCATCTACTATACGGTGGACGGCCGGGATCCGACAGTAAACTCACTCGTGTATGGGCAGTCTATAACACTGGATCGTACAACAACGATCAAAGCTATTGCTTTTGTTGAGGGGAAAAACAATAGCGAAATTTTCGCGGCTACCTACAAGAAAATGATAGCTGGCGGAGGAGGCGGAGGCTTCTTCCCTCCGGTCGGCACGACGGTTGAGGTGCTTGTCAACGGCAAAGCGGAGTCGGCTGGCAGCGAAACGACTTCAGTGAACGGATCCGTTATCACCTCAACGATTGTTCTTAACGAGCAAGTGTTAGCCAAGCTGCTGGAGCAGCAAGGTGAGAAATCGGAAATTAAGATTCAGTTCGCCAATCGCGCTGACATCACGATCGGCGAGCTGAGCGCCGACTTCATCAAGAAGATGGAGAGCAAGAAAGCTACTCTTATTGTGGATACAGGGAAGGCTAGCTACAGCATTCCAGCGCAGCAATTCAATGTGAAGGCCATCGCCGAGAAACTCGGGCCGGGTGCTGCGTTGAAAGATATCAAAGTGCGCATTGAAATGCGCGCTGCTGCACCAGAGCTGGCGAAGCGGCTTCAAAGCTCGGCTGCAGCAGGCGGATACACACTGTTGACTTCCCCGGTAAGTTTTAAGGCGACTTACACGTATGGTGAAAATACTTATGAAGTCGGTAATTTCGACACTTACGTGGAGAGAGCGATTATCTTGCCTGACGAAGCGGCAGCAAGCAAGCTGTCTACGGCCATTGTCGTGGACCAGGAGGGCACCGTTCGTCATGTCCCTACCCAGATCCGGCAGGTGGGCGGTAAAAGTTATGCAATCATCCGCACGCAGGCAAGTAGCGGCATGTACGCTCTGATTGCCAGTCCCACATCATTCGCTGATGTCGCGGCACACTGGGCTAAAGATACGATTAATGATTTGGGCGCTCGTTTGATTCTAGGCGGCGTTAGTGAGGAATTATTTGAGCCGGACCGTGATATCACCCGCGCCGAATTCGCGACCATTATGGTGAAAGCATTGGAGCTCAAAGCGGATGCGGGGAACATGCCATTTGGCGATGTCCACGATTCGGACTGGTACGCTCCTTATATCCAAGCTGCCCAGCAGCATGGCCTTATTTCCGGGTATGAAGACGGCACGTTTGGCTCCCTGGATGCCATTTCCCGCGAGCAGGCCATGACGATCATAGCCAGAGCCATGCAGCTCACAGGATTGGGAGCGACGCTTGCAACCAGCGAAACAGATCAGCAGCTGGCAGGCTTTGCAGATGCACCAGGTGCTGCTGAGTATGCAAGATCAGGCATAGCCGCAAGCTTGAAAATGGGGCTCGTCTCCGGCCGATCAGAGGCCGAGCTTGCTCCCAGCGCCAACATGACGCGCGCAGAAGTTGCCGCCATCATCCGAAGATTATTGCAGAAATCCGGCTTGATTTGA
- a CDS encoding carbohydrate ABC transporter permease: protein MMKLTKGERAFVTTNYLVLTVMTLIIVIPFWYVISVSVTPYHIFSEKNGMILFPSSLSFEYYTYLLKEGSLIFTAYGNTIRNTAGGVLLALFLTTTAAYALAEKRLPGRRIFMLYFVFTMLFKGGMIPTYITIKQLGLLNTNYVLMLVMAYSAFNMIIMKSFFESIPESLRESASIDGASEFRILWQIVLPLSKPVIATIGLLYLVVYWNDFFNAMLYVTDWHKAPVQLILRTIITSSSLPPELLEAAGSTPPPTIGIQMAAIVIVALPMLIIYPFIQKHFEQGMLIGSVKG, encoded by the coding sequence ATGATGAAGCTAACGAAAGGCGAGCGAGCCTTTGTCACTACGAACTATTTGGTTTTGACGGTAATGACCTTAATTATTGTGATTCCTTTCTGGTACGTGATTTCCGTTTCCGTAACACCGTACCATATTTTCAGCGAGAAGAACGGCATGATCTTGTTTCCAAGCTCGCTCAGTTTTGAATACTACACATATTTGTTAAAAGAAGGCTCGCTGATCTTCACGGCCTACGGCAATACGATCCGCAATACGGCGGGAGGTGTCCTGCTCGCCTTGTTTCTGACAACAACAGCGGCCTACGCGCTTGCAGAGAAAAGATTGCCCGGCAGACGAATCTTCATGCTTTACTTCGTCTTCACCATGCTGTTCAAAGGTGGAATGATTCCTACCTACATCACCATCAAGCAGTTGGGTTTGTTGAACACCAACTATGTGCTTATGCTGGTCATGGCCTACAGCGCTTTCAACATGATTATTATGAAATCGTTTTTCGAAAGCATTCCCGAGAGTTTGCGAGAATCAGCTTCCATTGACGGAGCTTCGGAGTTCAGAATCCTATGGCAGATTGTGCTGCCGCTGTCCAAACCGGTGATCGCGACGATCGGACTTCTGTATTTGGTCGTGTATTGGAATGATTTCTTCAACGCCATGCTTTATGTGACGGATTGGCACAAAGCGCCTGTGCAGCTCATCCTGCGCACCATCATTACCAGTTCCAGCCTGCCGCCGGAGCTGCTTGAAGCAGCAGGATCAACGCCACCGCCGACGATTGGGATTCAAATGGCTGCGATTGTGATCGTGGCCTTGCCGATGCTCATTATTTACCCGTTTATACAAAAGCATTTCGAGCAGGGGATGTTGATTGGCTCCGTCAAAGGCTAG
- a CDS encoding LysR family transcriptional regulator: MVDFEWYRSFISIYKHNSVSEAARTRLMTQPAMSQHLAALEAYIGEPLFIRTSRKIFPTERGKELYTQVAPLVEALEETTRNFNASSSPKLPVVRIGASAELFKEKIAPYLGDFNLRVIAQYGVAAHILELLSEEKLDLIVTSQKLSAPGVEYIPYFQEEFVVVASSDFDDRGLEGHAHPEKWLCLQNWITYGQELPIIRRFWREHFHKRPQLQPVYVLPDLHAILTAIEHKAGISILPTYMLGSALEANKVKIVAGSYRVTNDLYIAYKLKNRNLPHVKALIEALKKTL; encoded by the coding sequence ATGGTTGATTTTGAATGGTACCGCAGTTTCATTAGTATCTATAAGCATAATTCAGTTTCGGAAGCGGCAAGGACACGGCTAATGACGCAGCCTGCGATGAGTCAGCATTTGGCTGCCTTGGAAGCTTACATTGGCGAACCTTTATTTATAAGAACATCGCGAAAAATATTTCCTACAGAGAGAGGCAAAGAGCTCTATACGCAGGTGGCTCCTCTTGTTGAGGCACTTGAAGAAACAACCCGTAATTTCAACGCATCCTCATCACCCAAGCTTCCAGTCGTTAGAATTGGCGCGTCGGCGGAGCTTTTTAAGGAGAAAATTGCACCTTATCTTGGCGATTTTAACCTGCGCGTCATTGCGCAATACGGGGTTGCTGCCCACATATTAGAGTTGTTATCGGAAGAGAAGCTTGATCTTATTGTCACCTCACAAAAGCTGTCTGCTCCAGGCGTTGAATATATTCCCTACTTTCAGGAGGAGTTTGTCGTTGTCGCATCCAGTGATTTTGACGACCGGGGACTTGAGGGGCACGCGCATCCGGAGAAATGGCTATGTCTCCAAAATTGGATTACCTATGGTCAGGAATTGCCGATTATCCGAAGATTTTGGCGGGAACATTTTCACAAAAGACCACAGTTGCAGCCTGTCTATGTCTTGCCGGATCTGCATGCGATACTAACTGCCATTGAGCATAAAGCAGGTATCAGTATACTTCCCACCTATATGCTAGGAAGCGCTCTGGAAGCAAATAAAGTGAAAATCGTTGCGGGTTCATACCGGGTAACGAATGATTTGTACATCGCCTATAAGCTCAAAAATAGAAATTTGCCGCACGTGAAGGCCCTGATTGAGGCGCTTAAGAAAACCCTGTGA
- a CDS encoding MFS transporter: MRKGSQLALYALTLGAFAIGMTEFIIMGLLPEVADNLHVSIPSAGLLITGYALGVAIGAPFITIATHHMQRKALLILLMIIFIAGNALAAVSPNYTVLMIARIVAALTHGSFFGVGSVVAAQLVPKEKRAGAIAIMFTGLTLANILGVPIGTFLGQAYGWRSTFWVITFMGIIALIGIMLLVPKVNAVASSLRQELGVLKRPNVHVALLMTVFGFGGVFTAFTYISPILVDITGFSASSVSYILVLFGLGITIGNIYGGKLADRKLMPSLIGILLLLTIILAIFSLTDHNKILALITIFLLGIAAFGIVPGLQLHMLNTAKEAPTLASTLNIAAFNLGNALGAYVGGVVIEYRFGGGLTAVPWVAAIITAIGVIFTLWGRKQLMRESRD; encoded by the coding sequence ATGCGCAAAGGGTCGCAGCTTGCGCTTTACGCACTTACACTCGGGGCTTTTGCTATCGGGATGACCGAGTTTATCATCATGGGCTTGCTGCCCGAAGTAGCAGACAATTTGCACGTATCCATTCCATCTGCTGGTTTGCTGATCACCGGATATGCACTCGGCGTTGCCATAGGAGCACCGTTCATTACGATTGCCACGCATCACATGCAGCGAAAGGCGCTGCTCATTCTGTTGATGATTATTTTTATCGCAGGCAATGCATTGGCAGCGGTCTCGCCCAACTATACCGTGCTTATGATCGCGCGCATCGTTGCCGCGTTGACGCATGGCTCCTTTTTTGGCGTTGGCTCAGTCGTCGCCGCGCAGTTGGTTCCTAAGGAAAAGCGAGCGGGCGCCATCGCGATTATGTTCACGGGCTTAACCTTGGCCAACATCCTGGGCGTGCCGATCGGAACGTTCCTGGGCCAAGCTTACGGGTGGCGTTCGACCTTCTGGGTCATCACTTTCATGGGGATCATCGCTCTCATTGGTATTATGCTCCTTGTCCCTAAGGTCAATGCGGTTGCATCCAGCCTGCGGCAAGAATTAGGGGTCCTGAAGCGCCCCAATGTGCATGTAGCGCTATTAATGACCGTGTTTGGATTCGGCGGCGTGTTTACCGCGTTCACTTATATCTCACCCATCCTGGTGGATATTACGGGCTTTTCAGCCAGTTCAGTTTCCTATATTCTTGTACTCTTCGGTCTAGGGATTACCATAGGGAATATTTATGGCGGTAAGTTGGCGGATCGCAAACTAATGCCATCGCTCATCGGCATTCTCCTCTTATTGACGATCATCCTGGCTATCTTTAGCCTGACGGATCATAACAAAATACTTGCACTGATTACGATATTCTTGTTAGGCATAGCAGCTTTCGGTATCGTGCCCGGTCTGCAGCTGCATATGTTGAATACCGCCAAAGAAGCGCCAACATTGGCTTCTACTTTGAATATCGCTGCTTTTAACCTTGGCAATGCGCTTGGTGCTTATGTCGGTGGTGTTGTCATTGAATACCGATTCGGTGGCGGGCTGACAGCCGTTCCATGGGTGGCGGCAATCATCACTGCCATTGGAGTGATCTTTACACTTTGGGGCAGGAAACAACTGATGAGAGAGTCTCGAGATTGA
- a CDS encoding response regulator — MGNRIIIVDDAAFMRAILKDVLISLGYEVAGEASNGQEAVQLYKRIKPDLVTMDITMPEMDGITALKEIISYNPEARVIMCSAMGQQKMVVDSIQAGAKDFVVKPYNKERIAEAVERILISQSR, encoded by the coding sequence ATGGGAAACAGAATTATCATTGTCGATGATGCTGCTTTTATGAGAGCGATATTAAAGGATGTCCTCATCTCCCTTGGTTATGAGGTTGCGGGAGAAGCCAGCAATGGACAGGAAGCGGTCCAATTGTACAAGCGAATTAAACCGGACTTAGTGACGATGGATATTACGATGCCGGAGATGGATGGAATTACAGCGCTGAAGGAGATCATCAGTTATAATCCGGAGGCAAGAGTCATCATGTGCTCGGCCATGGGACAGCAGAAAATGGTCGTTGATTCCATTCAAGCAGGGGCCAAAGATTTTGTAGTGAAACCGTACAATAAAGAGCGAATTGCTGAAGCAGTTGAGCGTATCCTCATTTCCCAATCAAGATAA